GCACAGTACATAAAAGCTGCATTGGTGAAAGATGCCAATGGTAGCCTGGATGCTGTTGATAATTTAtatgttttattatttaatttaatgttACATTATAAATTGTGAGATAATATTAATGTATTGTCCTTGCAGGTTACTACACAGGAGAATATATATGGTATGTACTACTCCATCTACAAATACATATTTGAGGGGATATACTGATTGTTGTCTACTCAGTTACTTCAGAAAATAACACAGGCTTAATACAAATTAACCTTTATGAGGAATTTCAAATAAATGCGCTCGCCACAATGTTTCATGCAAAGCAAAGTCTCTTGGTCTTGGCCAATTGCTTGGCCTTGCTAAAAACCTCAGCTGTTACTTTTGCTAAAAATAGCTCTTCTTAATTCATGTCCTGAATTAAGCCACTTCTAAAGGTTAGAAGCACAGAGGTCACGTGTTTCTGCTTTGTATTGATGTCAAGACTTGCTGCACAGAGTTGGCTGGTTTTGCTAGCAAGGCCTATGAGTCCCCAATGCTGGGCTTAGATGGGGACATCAGTCCAACCTGTGGAACAGGAATGTAGTTCCAGTTTCATTGATTTTGAGGGTTTTTCAGGAGGTCATCATGTCCGGCAAGAAGTAGCAGGACTGCTCTCCATCCATTTTTGTTTCTGGTATCTTATGTTGGGGATCTGAGTGTGATTTGTTCATAAAGAAGTAAAACTGTGCCATCTCAGACCTAAAAATATGATggctaggaaaagaaaaaaaagagagaatgaaATAATTGAAGGAGAATGGCTCTTGGGACTAGATTAATGCCAAAATAACCACAGCTAGGAGGTTCTCAAGGTTGTCAGTGAACAAACATCTACATGAGTGAACATCCCTCCAGTCCCTAAATAGACTCTGTAAGTTTTACATGCGTCACTGGAAAAATCATGCATCATCAGAGTAAAAAGTCAGGATTAATATTTCCTCTGGGAATGAGAAAGTGATACTCTTGTGTTTCTGCACAGAATCTCCTTCACCTACAGAGACTGATGAGGAGGACGAAGATATTTTTAACAAAATTCTGAAAGTTAACAAAGGTAATGCCACCAAATTCCTGTCTATAAGGGAGCTgtcttttttgcctttttaggGTGATGTGGGAGGTACCATGTCTTACCACAATCTGTGCAAATGTTTTTCCCATCTTACACATCACCATGTAAGAGATACCACTGGGATTATGGTGTGGTCTGCTGAAGCCCTATAGCATCTCAAACGATTGTGTCAGTACTGATGCTCCCAGGTGTGGAGGCAACTGAAAACTTCAGACAGTTTCTTCAGTGTTAGCTTTCAACATCTTTGTCATTCTTTGGACATAAAGAGAAAATGTGGGTATTTGTATGCTTATTTAACAGCCATTTTTCGGAATGAAGAATGGCACTCAGCCATCGTATGGCTTTGCAGTGCGGTCTCCTAGATAAGCTGCAGTCAGTTCCATTCTTACTGCTCCCGACTTCCTCTTCCCTGATCCTTCCAAACATTTCCTAATCTATCAGCTTGTTTTCCTCACATTTCCTCCTTCAAGAGTCATTCAAGTGACTTTACTTTAAGTAGTCTGTAGAGAGAGACACCAAATATTCTTACAGTTTTCTCCTGACAACTCTCCTCTTTTTGGTTTGCCCACCTTCTTGGGTTTCTTTATTAGCACCTTCTGATTTTGCCCTGCACCTTCCTGGGGAGATATTTTATGCCATTCATTCAGTGTCACATGATGGATAATTAAATAGTACCAGAATAAAACATCATTCTTACTATTGAGACTGCTTGTTTTTTCAGGTGTGCTTAGCAGGTGTCCAGCAATTTATGGCTGAAATGTTTCCATCCTTTCTCTGTCCGCagacagctcccagctcctgcaggaaggtGACATAGTTCCACGGAGGAGTCGCAGTGCCATCAACTGTCGCCATTGCAACTGGCCCCAGTCCAGTGATGGGATTGTTCGTATTCCCTACGAACTGGATCCTGCTTACGGTGGGTTTGAGTAGAAATTATTTGTTAAATGGGTTTTGTCCAATATTCTTCAGAGAGAAACTTACATTGAGTGAGCACGCAAAAGCAGCTGAATAAATCAGTTCTAAGGATTTACTTGTGCTGTGCAAGCACAGATAAATTTTAAGTTACAAGGACCTGAACCAGAAATATTCATTGAGACATTTTGCCTGCATCATGTTTTGGGACTGATCTCTTGGAGACAACAATAACCATTCCCTCTAATGTTGTCTTCCAGAATGCCTTCCTTTATAAGGTTCATGACTATTACAGTAGAGCTTCAATGATCTGCTTTTCAAAAGTAAAACAGCTTCCTTTAATTGTCTCCAAGTGTCCAATAAGATACATCAAAAATGGCCACTATAATTAAGAACAAGTTGTTGAAAAAAGAGGCACCTGAATACATTTGGACAAATATCTGGATAAAGAGTGTCTTGTGCCAGGCTATTAAAATCTTAAACAAAATTCAGTACTGAGCAAAAAAAGAACATAAGAATCTAGGCTAATGTTTCTGTCCCTCATTTATCCTGTTTTTGAGACTATGTGAGATTTTAATGGCATCTGCTAATCTGTGCTTGTGACCCCTAAAATTAACCCTTTCTTCCCCAGAGGAGAGCCATGTAAAAGGGATCCATGATGCCATGGCAGAATTTGAAGCACTGACTTGTATTAATTTTGTGAAGCACAAGGCAGAACGTGACTACCTCAGTATTAGATCTGCCGATGGGTGAGTTGAATGATAAATTAACAAGTTACTTCTACTCTATTTTTCAATCCTTCCCTACACTGATTCTGTGTGACCTCAGAAAAAGCTTTTGTATTATCACAGTGCCAAGGTATCTTCCTTGGGTACCTTACTAGGGCAAGGGCTCATCAAGTACATCAGGAGCTCACTGTAGacactgaaataaaacaaaccatGGAAAAGCACCATTAAGGGGGAAAGAATGTCTAAGCTCATGTTTTCTGTGTGGTACAGTGCACACTTCAGCACAACATATATTGAATACTGTAGGTCCTATCTACAAAAGTAAACCCTTATGAAATAAACAGTTCTCTGAATCACACTATTGATCATCAAGCTCAGAATTAGACCTTATGAGAAAGTTGTTCAACACTTAGCCTGAAAGTGTTATCTCCATCTTATCTCCAGCTCTGATACTGTCTTtagtattttcaaaaaaaaaaaaaaagaattgttaTTTCAAGAGAGTTGAAGTCACGGTAAAGTCAGAATTCAGGAGCCTCTGTGCTAACAAAAGTTTTCCATTTAGCAATGATCATACACTTTGTTCTTTTATATGCCATGGTCACTTTTGCACTCTGACTATCACAGTGGAGAGAGCAATCCTTCCACTCCCACAAGAGGTGTGTGAAGTGAGGTTCTCTGTTCTGCCTCtttgcctgcctgcctgccaatAAAAATCCTGTAAGTCTTGTTGTTCAATGCCTCTCTCAGCTGCTGGTCCAACTATGGGAGAGTAGGAGGTGGACAGACTGTCTCTGTGATGAAAGGAGGCTGCATGTGGAAAGGAGTAATTCAGCATGAACTGGAGCATGCTCTGGGCTTTTTGCATGAGCACTCTCGAAGTGACAGAGATAAACACGTAAAGATCATGTGGGAGTACATCAGTCCTCGTAAGTACTTTGAAGTCCTCAATGCAGGAAGTGGTATAGACACATCCtactgctcccagctctcccttttcccctgaagggagaagggaagaagTACACTCTAAGTACAATATCATATATTACAGCTGACAGACCAGACttcaagaaatttgaaaactccAATAACCTGGATCTTCCGTATGACTATTCCTCAGTAATGCACTATGGCCCGTAAGTAGCAGCATGGCATTACTATTTCAGGAACTCAAATCTTATATCAGAATTAGTTTCTATCATAACTCTTTCCTAACTATCAGTTTCCCCAATTCCTCTTCTGAGAAAAACAGTGTGAGTCAGTTCAGACCAGCTGCTCCCTAGGGCTGGGATACACTGTCCCTTAGCTTACCATTAGGGAGACCTCCACTGCTGGGCTTGGGAGCAAAGGAGGCCATCTGGACATTGACTCTGCTTACTGTGGACATCTCAATGAGGCCTGTTTAAACAGCACTATTAGTCACAGCATCCTACTGAATCCTGAAAGAAGTTATGGTGCTTAGAGAGCATTGTTTCTCATGGGTTTTTTCAGATACACATTCAGCAATACCACTGGGAAAGCAACTATTGTACCAATTCCTGATAGATCAGTACATATTGGACAGAGACAAGGGATGAGCAACTTGGATGTGGCCAAAATCAACAAACTTTACAACTGCAGTAAGTATCTCCAGACCTCCCTGTTATCTTCAACTCAGATCTGGGCACGTGGCAGAGACAGCAGTTTTTCATCAGACTGTGAGACTATTCTCATGAATTCCTGGTACCCACTAGGGTTACTCTGGGAGGGAATGCAAAAGTAAAGCTGGAGGCACATTGTGATTAGTGAGAAAATGGAAACTGCCTCTAAATTAAATCAAACACATTTGCTATTAGCATGAGTGGCTGCTGTGCAACTAGATTAACTGCATACCACATTTTAAACTTAAAtggaataatttgatttcttACAGTTCAGCAGACAACTATAAATCCCAAAAGAACCAGATATCACCACTCCTCATGGCAGCTGGTATTTAAGACCTgatccaaaacaaaacagttttaTGCTCCTTTGACCTTGAACAGTTTCATGTTGCCTTGTCCAGTTTTCAAAAGTTTGTCATTCTAAGTTTGTATGTTTAAACTCTTTATACATAACCTCTGCTAGAAGAATGTTTTATATACAATCACAGAAATTTATTcaatcaaaggaaaaaaaaaagatgaaagtaTTACCTCTTGCACCCCAAGTGCTCCTCCTAGGCTTAGAATTTAAGCATTGCAGAAGCATCATATTTGTGCTTGACTCTTCTGACATCACTTAACTTCCCCTTCTGAATGGAAAACAGTGGCACCAACTGCAGTGAATTGAAACCTCTCACTCTTTACAGAGTTGCAGAAGGAGATCTCTTGCTAAATGAGAGAGCTAATCAATAAATTGAATGAATTTCAGAGCCCTACTTTACTTTCCTCTTTGATGCATTATGTGAAATATTAGGACATTAGGACAACATGAATGCTCCTTTTAATCAAGATGTACCAGTACTCTGAAATGAATGCTGATAGACCAGAAAACAGAGATCAGTCCATTCTGAAGAGATTGTAGTTGTGAATGAACTACTACTATGAAATCTTCTGCAATCCTGAAGCAAGCATTTTTCCCTCAGGTCGCTGCAGCACTATTCTTGATGGACCTTCTGGGTCACTGAGATCGGCCAACTACCCAAGGAATTACTCAGATAACACCAACTGTGTCTGGCTCATCCGAACCCGATCCAGAAAGGTAAACATAGGTTAAGAGTGGTCTTGAAAGACAGCTGAGCTTCTTTCAACGTTAAGCATCTTGTGCTCTGTACAGCAGTTACCAGATGAGAAAAATTTCAGAATTGTTTCTACTTCTAGAGAGGTATGTGCTAAAGCCAGGTGTAGACAAAGACAATTGAGAGTTGTGATTTTGAAAAATCTCCACAAGTTGGGCTTCAGGTTTGAAAAGTCAGGACAAAGCTCCTTGAGCATGGGAGCATTCAGTGATTAGATCTGAACCCTGCAACTTCAGGGGAAGAGAGGCAAAGCTGGGTAAGCAGCTCTAGTCTCTGAGTCTGTGCTTGGCTCAAGTTTAGGTTCTGTCTGTTTTAAAGGACATTCCGTGAAAGTATacttatatattaaaaatatattttctcttcccttccagGTTTCCCTGTACTTTCAAGCCTTTAATCTGCAAATAACTAAAGGTTGTCAGGGTGATTATGTTAAAGTTTATGATGGATCCAGCAAGTCTTCTCCAGTTCTAATGGACAAGACCTGTGGATCAAAGATCCCCAAAGGCATAGTTGCTTCCAGTAATCTTATGCTCGTAGAGTTCATCACAGATGGTGCCCAGACAGCTTCTGGTTTCCAAGCCACCTTTACTGCTGGTAAGTCTGAGAACAAGGAGAATGGCAAGGAAAACAGTCCATGCTAAATCAACCTTTCTGTTCACTCAGGAAAAAACTTGAAGAACTGCTCTCCATGAGGGTCATCACTTCCTTCCTTGCTTTTGACATAAGAGATTAGTTCTACACTGTCCCCTTTTATTCATTCATGCAGATGGGGCCACACTCAGGTTAAGTGGTGTTAGCCAGGTGATTCACTGTTCCCCTTCCCTCAGATATGTGCCATTCCAAAGCATGTGTCAATAAGGGCAATCAATTTAATGACACTACAAGTGTTACTAGCACAgtagaaagagaagaaatcGTAATGCAGCATTTGAATATATCATTCCCCTGGAAAAGGTGCTGTTTTCAATCACACAGTTCAGATGGTGAGACAGATCTACAGTGAATGAAGTCACCCAGGCCCTTGACAAGAAGAGAGGCAGTATTTCCATGGTCAGGATTCCTGGAACCTTTCCAGCTAGAACACATTTTCTTCAGTCCCATTTAATTAAGAACTAAGGCCACAACTAAACAATTATGTGACCACAGGCTTTCTAGTTAGCGTGTACCAGCTGGAATAAAGGAATTCCTGTGTGTGTGACTGCAGCCTATGGCAACTGCACAGCAGTGCAGCTTGTGTTGGGGGGAAAGGAAGCTCAGCTGTGTCATGCAGCCTTGTATCTGCCATGGGATAAGAACAAGCATGCAGAGTTTGCATGAATCCACTGAAATGCACTAACTTGACCATATagccaaaccaaaccagaaattTTGCATTGTCTCTTTATAATATCTGTTTCTGTCCACTGCTGCtatggaaggaaagaaaaattaagaaactGCATGTGCCACTTTGCTGTGTCCACAAATATAAAGCAATCTTAGCCGCCAGATAAAATGTGATTTAGTATATATGTATTTTAGAGATGCTACACTTTGTCCAGAGACTTCTGAAAGCTAAGTATTCCCTCATTTCTTTTACAGTGAGGACCCAAAGAAGATCTAGCATCCACAACTGACTTAATGAAGAAGAACCTATTCTGTGAATATTGAAATTATGTGTTTCCTACTTCGTTCCTGTCTTG
The Agelaius phoeniceus isolate bAgePho1 chromosome 6, bAgePho1.hap1, whole genome shotgun sequence DNA segment above includes these coding regions:
- the LOC129122068 gene encoding astacin-like metalloendopeptidase, whose product is MFYVSKQHNSVTAFCNLRDIKKKSHLASEILTIQFSGELSRNKGGNSQTEHFRKDPLRSRGNARQHKHEAEPALESSTNGPGRSRDAHGGGDSAAPGDAQGLNLLWRQQKKFASCWDSHWLGQGSQPGPSRLRRYICGSAAGGRQQGSHAAPSALRHGDEAVLGPRCASAARRPGLPYSATEPTEVTTQENIYESPSPTETDEEDEDIFNKILKVNKDSSQLLQEGDIVPRRSRSAINCRHCNWPQSSDGIVRIPYELDPAYEESHVKGIHDAMAEFEALTCINFVKHKAERDYLSIRSADGCWSNYGRVGGGQTVSVMKGGCMWKGVIQHELEHALGFLHEHSRSDRDKHVKIMWEYISPPDRPDFKKFENSNNLDLPYDYSSVMHYGPYTFSNTTGKATIVPIPDRSVHIGQRQGMSNLDVAKINKLYNCSRCSTILDGPSGSLRSANYPRNYSDNTNCVWLIRTRSRKVSLYFQAFNLQITKGCQGDYVKVYDGSSKSSPVLMDKTCGSKIPKGIVASSNLMLVEFITDGAQTASGFQATFTAGKSENKENGKENSPC